The following proteins come from a genomic window of Flavobacteriaceae bacterium MAR_2010_188:
- a CDS encoding alpha-1,4-glucan:maltose-1-phosphate maltosyltransferase yields the protein MQNQIRVIIENVNPNINCGELPIKRIVDEIVLVDAHIMADGHDVLGASILFKAEKDKKWEEARMHHTINDEWQGSFKVSKQGMFHYKVEAWVDYGLNWQHGIERKIDDGQQVKSELLEGAEILKSILSNSSKIDAKRIKEFVANFEDEKMYDESISIAKSEELHHLFYKYPEKFLANHSKEYPCYVDRKKALFSTWYEFFPRSASSEPHKHGTFKDCERLLPRIAEMGFDTLYFPPIHPIGEVNRKGKNNTTVANNDDVGSAWGIGSKKGGHKDINPELGTIEDFKVLVQKAKDQGIEIALDYALQAAPDHPWVKKHPQWFKWRPDGTVQYAENPPKKYQDILPIYWESKEYIKLWNECLDTLLYWIDTGVNIFRVDNPHTKPFYFWNWIITEVKKKHPDVLFLAEAFTRPKIMAQLAKQGFSQSYSYFTWRDSKHEFIEYMNELTKTELKDYMRPNFWPNTPDINPYHLQGANESKFIQRYALAATLSSNIGIYGPVFEHMISDAIPGREEYFNSEKFQLYNYDWFKDNKLIRIITKINAVRNLHPALQQTNNIEFCGLHNDNLLAFYKYDDDLTDQLLIIISLDHNYAQKGSVQLPLKHLKVNAGQRVNVLDLITGSSYNWYDEWNYVELHPALPFHIFKISL from the coding sequence ATGCAGAACCAAATTAGAGTTATAATAGAGAACGTTAATCCTAATATTAATTGTGGTGAATTACCAATTAAAAGAATTGTAGATGAAATTGTTTTAGTAGATGCACATATTATGGCCGACGGTCACGATGTGCTCGGGGCTTCTATTTTATTTAAGGCCGAAAAAGATAAGAAATGGGAAGAAGCAAGGATGCATCATACCATTAATGACGAGTGGCAGGGAAGTTTTAAGGTTTCTAAGCAAGGAATGTTTCATTACAAAGTTGAAGCTTGGGTAGATTATGGACTCAATTGGCAACATGGGATAGAAAGGAAAATAGACGATGGACAGCAGGTAAAATCGGAATTGCTTGAAGGCGCCGAAATTTTGAAATCTATCTTGAGCAACTCTAGTAAAATTGATGCTAAACGCATCAAAGAATTTGTTGCGAATTTTGAAGATGAAAAAATGTACGACGAGTCAATCTCTATTGCGAAGTCGGAAGAACTTCATCACTTATTCTATAAATATCCAGAAAAATTCTTAGCCAATCATTCCAAGGAATATCCCTGTTACGTAGATCGTAAAAAGGCACTTTTTAGTACCTGGTATGAATTTTTCCCTAGGTCAGCTTCATCGGAACCACATAAACATGGAACGTTTAAGGATTGCGAAAGATTGTTACCGAGGATTGCAGAAATGGGATTCGATACTTTGTATTTTCCCCCAATCCATCCAATCGGGGAAGTAAATCGAAAAGGTAAAAATAATACTACGGTTGCCAATAACGATGATGTAGGCTCAGCTTGGGGAATCGGTTCAAAAAAAGGAGGGCACAAGGATATAAATCCAGAGCTCGGCACGATTGAAGACTTTAAAGTATTGGTTCAAAAAGCGAAAGACCAGGGAATTGAGATTGCATTAGACTATGCTTTGCAAGCGGCGCCTGACCATCCATGGGTAAAAAAACACCCACAATGGTTTAAATGGCGACCAGATGGTACAGTTCAATATGCAGAAAATCCGCCTAAAAAATATCAGGACATCTTGCCCATTTACTGGGAATCGAAAGAATACATAAAACTTTGGAACGAATGTTTGGATACTCTTTTATATTGGATCGATACTGGTGTAAATATCTTTAGAGTGGACAATCCGCACACTAAGCCATTTTATTTTTGGAATTGGATTATCACTGAAGTAAAAAAGAAACACCCGGACGTACTTTTTCTAGCTGAAGCCTTTACACGACCAAAGATTATGGCGCAATTGGCAAAACAAGGATTTAGTCAATCTTACAGTTATTTTACCTGGCGAGATTCTAAACACGAGTTTATAGAATATATGAACGAGTTGACTAAAACCGAGCTAAAGGATTATATGCGGCCAAACTTTTGGCCTAATACGCCAGACATTAATCCCTATCATCTACAAGGGGCAAACGAATCAAAATTTATTCAACGATATGCTTTAGCGGCCACTTTATCCAGTAATATCGGGATTTACGGTCCAGTTTTCGAGCATATGATAAGTGATGCCATTCCTGGGAGAGAAGAATATTTCAATTCTGAAAAATTTCAACTTTACAATTATGATTGGTTTAAGGACAACAAACTAATCCGAATAATAACTAAAATAAATGCAGTTAGAAATTTGCATCCTGCTCTTCAGCAAACAAATAATATTGAATTCTGCGGACTCCATAACGATAATCTGCTGGCATTTTACAAGTATGACGATGACCTAACCGATCAGTTGTTAATAATCATAAGTCTAGACCATAATTATGCTCAAAAAGGTTCGGTACAATTACCCTTAAAACATTTAAAGGTGAATGCAGGACAAAGGGTCAATGTTCTTGATCTTATAACCGGAAGCAGTTATAATTGGTACGACGAATGGAATTATGTAGAACTACATCCTGCACTTCCATTTCACATTTTTAAGATTTCACTATAA